A single genomic interval of Lathyrus oleraceus cultivar Zhongwan6 chromosome 7, CAAS_Psat_ZW6_1.0, whole genome shotgun sequence harbors:
- the LOC127104362 gene encoding uncharacterized protein LOC127104362 translates to MDRNILNASSDRALGDKTPVAAKALIENMSLNSQQFTTINNSMVQTKVSKPQTTKLCGICTSIEHPTETCPILQDDSVTQLPQACAANFFNQSNNQRGYNIPDLSTNKYHPNWRNHPNLRYGNQQPTQQQLVIPLPQPQTTPQVSTFVPSGPSLEDLVKQMAVNDLQFQQQTNSSIQTLQTQIGQLATSMNAMRQAQGSNQLPAQTIVNPKGLNVNVSAILLRSRKVTEPALEKNKKILEVTPEPSSVVIEIEPSVVVETEKEKEKEYVPPVPFPHRILKNKRTGDGDKEREILDVFIKVAVNIPLLGVIKQVPKYAKFLKDLCTSKKRLKGNERENLGRNISALIQPKHSPEKATVSSLNQAIPQKCKDPGTFVIPCTIGDNKFNNCILDLGAGINVMPTSIYNNLDLGPLQHIGLIIQLANRSNARPIGVVEDVFVQVNDLIFPAYFYILDMYEETNSSRPPIILGRPFMKMAKTKIVVDDGTITKVHLSVDRIESDMIMVVTESEVQLEDNRLAEEDYRMEKPKAKGDSKDEDE, encoded by the exons ATGGATAGAAACATTCTTAATGCTTCTAGTGATAGGGCACTTGGTGATAAAACTCCAGTTGCTGCTAAAGCCctgattgagaacatgtcactcaACTCCCAACAATTCACAACCATAAATAATTCTATGGTCCAAACAAAAG TGAGTAAACCTCAAACAACAAAGTTGTGTGGTATTTGTACCTCTATTGAACATCCAACTGAAACATGTCCTATACTTCAAGATGATTCGGTCACTCAGTTGCCTCAAGCATGTGCAGCTAACTTTTTTAACCAAAGCAACAATCAGAGAGGGTACAACATTCCTGACTTGTCCACCAACAAATAtcatcccaattggaggaaccatccaaaccttcgatatggaaaccaGCAGCCCACCCAACAACAATTAGTCATACCCCTGCCACAACCACAGACCACTCCCCAAGTCTCCACCTTTGTACCTTCTGGACCTTCATTGGAggatcttgtcaaacaaatggctgtTAACGATCTCCAATTTCAGCAACAAACAAATTCcagtattcagactttgcagaCACAGATTGGACAACTTGCCACTTCGATGAATGCCATGCGGCAAGCGcaaggatcaaaccaacttcCTGCCCAAACAATTGTGAATCCAAAAGGTCTTAATGTTAATGTGAGTGCAATTTTGTTGAGATCCAGAAAGGTAACAGAACCAGCCctagaaaaaaataaaaaaattcttgaGGTAACACCTGAACCTTCTTCCGTTGTGATAGAAATTGAACCCTCTGTTGTGGTAGAAAcggaaaaagaaaaagagaaggagtatgtgccaccagtTCCCTTCCCACATAGAATACTGAAAAATAAAAGGACTGGTGATGGAGacaaggagagagagattttagATGTGTTCATAAAAGTGGCGGTAAACATTCCGCTTCTTGGTGTTATTAAGCAGGTTCCAAAGTATGCAAAATTTCTAAAAGACTTGTGCACAAGTAAGAAAAGGTTGAAGGGCAATGAGAGAGAAAATTTGGGACGAAACATTTCAGCCCTTATTCAGCCTAAACATTCACCTGAAAAAGCTACAGTTTCATCCCTCAATCAGGCAATACCCCAAAAGTGCAAGGATCCAGGAACTTTTGTTATTCCATGTACCATTGGGGATAATAAATTCAACAATTGCATACTTGATTTGGGAGCaggcattaatgttatgcctacttctatttataataaccTTGATCTTGGTCCTTTACAGCATATAGGTTTAATCATTCAACTAGCGAACAGAAGTAATGCTCGCCCTATTGGAGTAGTGGAAGATGTGTttgttcaagttaatgacttgatttttcctgcaTATTTCTACATTCTAGACATGTATGAGGAAACAAATTCAAGCAGACCGCCtatcattttaggcagaccgttcatgaaaatGGCGAAAACAAAAATTGTTGtcgacgatggaaccat